The Podospora bellae-mahoneyi strain CBS 112042 chromosome 7, whole genome shotgun sequence genomic sequence TTCCCGAGTTCCCCTGATGCATTGCCgacctgacctgacctgacctgacctgacctCTTCCCCCTGACCAGATAACTTTTCAACAAGCTTTCGTGCCGACCGTCTTTTGGGAATCCTTTTATTTCATTTACGGCCATGATGCTTGCAGAAAAAGCAAGTTCCCCGTCCGATTCGGCAGTCCCGTAACTACAAAGCAACAAAGACCAATGCAATCCGTTGAACCCCTTGCCCAGATGTAGAACCGAGAAACCCCCCTTACTCCTTCGTCTTCTGGGTACCACGCAGCAGACCCGTTCTGCGGGCAGCAATGAGACCCGCCTTTTGACCCTGGGCGGCGTATCTGGAAATGGTAGACGCCTTACCGATATGCTGGTGGTTACCCTGTACAAGTGTGTCAGCTCTGCGATACAAACCATGTGGGTAGTCAGAATGGCACTTACACCACCGTGAGGATGGTCGACGGGGTTCATGGCAACACCACGAGTCTTGGGCCATCTGTTGCGCTTGACAGCGAACTTGTGCTTGGCACGAGAAGCCTTGAGGAGGGGCTTGTCGGttctgccaccaccagcaacgaTACCGATCATGCCGCGAGCGCTGGAGCTGACGACCTTCTTGGCGCCGGAGGGGAGCTTGATGCGGGTCTTGCCCTCATCGGGGTTGTGGCCGACAACGGTGATGTAGTTGCCGGAGGTGCGGCCGAGCGCACCACGGTCACcgaccttctcctcgacgTTGGAGACGACGGTACCCTCGGGGACGGAagcgagggggaggacgtTGCCGATGGTAAGAGCGGCGTTCTTGCCGGCGTAGATGAACTGGCCGGTGTACATGCCTTCGTTGGCAATGAAGGTCTCGGTGACCTTCTTGAACTTATAGGGCGAGTTGAACTGAACGCGGGCGAGGGGAGCACCACGGCCGGGGTCGTGGATGATCTCCTTCACGATACCGCGAACGTAGCCATGACGTTCGGCGAAATCGAGAGATCTGAACTTGGCGGGGGCCTTGTTCAGGCGGGTGTTGGCAGTGAAGATACTGCCGCGACCCTTACGCTGGTTGCGGATCTGAAGTCGAACGAAAAGCAACGGTTAGCCGCCATTTCCAATTTCCCAAGATGTTCCCCAACTCTCGATGCTGCCATCAATTTTCTAATCGGTCGGTCGGCGCAACAACTCGCTTTCTCGGTGCCGAATCGAATCTCGTGGTGTATCGAAAAGTGGTTGGAATTGAAGCTGAGGTAGTACTTACGACGCGTCCCATCTTGCCCTGCCTACCTTGGTGATGTGAAAGGGACGGGATTGACTCGGTGGTTGAGAAAGGCAGAGGTTGCGACTCGAGAATGTCTAGATCAGTGAAGCGATATTTTTGCCAAATTTCTGTGTGGACTGGCCCTGTGCCACAATTGGTTCGCTGTGGCTGTGGGGTGCCCTAACGCGGGGAGCTGTGTGGCTGCCAGCACTTGAGCCACTCAGCTGCCGAGTTTGGCGACCCACTCTGTCAGTTCGCTGACGTAAAGCTGGCTTCTTTATGCCAAGCGGGAGCTCTGTCTTTTAACTTCAGACGATGAATTCGAGATGCAAGGTCTCAACAATCAAGCTGCAAAACTTATAGCATATCGAGTTTGATATCTCGTATTTTCACTTGCAAGATTGTACCATCATTCAGCCACTTCAAATTTCTTGAACAAAgcatccccctcttccaatGTGCCCATGGCAGGACCCCATTCTCGTCTCACTCTTTTGATTGATAGACAAGCGAGCCCAGAGCACCTACAGTGTCAGATACCAGCAGTTGGTGTCATATTCGCACAGTACGTGCAGTGCCTCCAAGATGGGGCGAGTGCCGCCGACCGTGATCtcccatcatcgtcgtctcaTCTCCAGAAcgcccaacatcatcaaaatGACAGCACAAACACGCAGGGAATCATCAGCACGACTGCTGACTTAACTTACACACTATTCATGGATTGCTTTGCATTCCTTCTGTCGTCACATTCATGGTTTCACTTTTACTCAATGCTAACGGCGCTGTAGGTGCAAGATATATTTTGCCATGAAAAGAGCCAACAGTTTGGCTGTTGCGCGCATTTCTGTCGAATCgccatgtttttttttccggGGGTGAGCATATTGCTACTCCATGGGTTTTGATGTGTGGGACCGGCTGCCAGTGAGAGAGCTGCGGCGCGTTTTATGTCAATCAACCACGATCAAGCGATCGAAGAGTGCAGCCCGATccgtggtgatggagaccaCTCTCACATTCACCAAACCAAACGCGGACTCCTCCGCAACCCGGCAGATTGGCTGCAAGCCAACTCACTCGAGGTTTCTGCAAGGCTAGTCTTATGTACAAGACTCTGGTCGAACCAGAAAGCCAGTGTGGGATGGCTTATCAGCGTTCTGTCATATCCTGTTTCCTTTCTGATGACCAGTTATGCCTTCATTGCTGTTTCCCGTGATTTTTGAAAAAGCTATTCGACGGTTTGGAATACGCAAAGTTGCTGGTCTTGAAGGTGGGGGTCCCTTCGTTGGCTGTTCGCCGTCtcatgaggaagaggacaccgtctggggagggtgctgggTGATAAAACACTGGAAGCTGATCTGAGCATATCGcggttggagaagctggcaTTGGTTGGGCCACAACACCAAGGGTTGAAGCGGAATGTGAGGAGCGGGTCATTTGGACAAGCTTCCAGGGCGAGCGAGCCCTTTTGGGCATTGTCGAAACCCACCGTTACCCGCTGCCGGCCGGGTGTACAAGTCAACCCCTTGACCATAACATCAACACACGCAGCCAATGGCTACCTCGGACATCACACAGACCAGCCATCCAGCCTCGTGCCTCACGGGTAGGGCACAATGAGCGGTCAATGAAAAACCTCATCGTCACAAATCGTCTTCGGTTGGATGGAGGGTATCGTCAGTAAGAGACTCTTGGTGGCTTTCTGGGCACTGTTCAGGACAAGTagaatgatggtgatggaaggtggtgatggaagcGAGACTGGCTCGTGCCATGAGCTTCAAGCAGGCAGACCGAGGGATGTGGACAAACCGGGCCTGTGCTTGCCACGGCAAGACAACCTGAAGAGGAGAATGCAAGATATATTAGCTTGTCTGGGAGCAAGAGGCCCAGAGGTAACCTTTAGTTTTAAGTTAGCCAACCTATCATGTTCTTTGGGCTCTTGGTGAAAGTAGCAAGGTAGGCTGGGAGGGCCCTGGCCATTATCGCTCGGCCGGTACGTAATTTCTTGCAGCCGATCGACCTTCCTCCATCTTTCTCTCCTACAACCTCCACACCTGTCTCTCGACTGGCGCTTGCTGCCACCGTCCACCCACCTCAGCAAACGCCCATTGACCGACAATAGCGTTCACGCTCAACAAAATGGCCGACGACGATTCTTCAGATCTCTCGTCTATTTCATCGCTATCGGCGCCTCCTAGTGACGATGAGTCTGGTCTCGAATTGACCAAGGAAAAGGGCATTTTGAAGTTCTTCCACAAGATCGACCGCAACCCTGCCTTGGAGCCCAAGGAGAAGACACCGCCCCGACCCAAGAGAGAGCCATCGCCACCACACGAATATGTGCTAGCTGACAACCCCGACATCGCTGTACGTATTTCTGGCATCATTCGCGTCATTGAAGCGTTGCGACGCGAAAGATCGCGCACAGCGTGCCCCCCCGCGAGGGCTAGATAGCTGTCCCGCGGCAGCTATGTGGGGGACCAAGCTGACTTTTTTGTGTGCTAACAGTTTATCGTAATGTTCCGCGCCCGATTCGCCGAAGCTTTCCCCAAAAGTCTGGCGAACTTTGGACCGCAAGAGCTGGAGCGCGATGTCGTCGATTCTGTTCCTGGCGAGCGCGTCGAGCACTTTTTGTGCGCCGTCTTGGGGCTTTTGCTGAACAGGAAGCAGGATGTCAAGTACGTCATTTCCAAGCTGCGGAGGCTATCGAAAACTACTTGATCTGAACCAACCGCTGATTCCATCCGGTGCATAGGCCTGGCCATTACAATCGcgcgttggaggaggctgttcAGTCGCACAAGGGACAGTGGGCGAGGGATTGGGAGAGCCGAAACCCGCTTTCTGGGGGTGCCACGTTTGCGTCCATGACGCCAGTCCAACGGGTATGGTCTAGCTCTGAAGTCTGCAGTGATCTGTTTATTTTGCTAATCTCTCTCGCCATTGTAATTGCAGCTCACCTTGTTGCGCACGCTTATTCAATGGTCGCTCGCCTCCTCCGATGCGATCAAGTCAATGATCAACCAGCAATACAAGAACCGACACGAAGATGATCGCAACATTCCTCTCAGCGTTCAGGTGTGGGGCGGAGACGGTGACAAGCGCCGGTACTTCTTAATTGAGGGCAACGACGACACCTCCTTCCGTGTGTACAGGGAGAGCAATCCAGCCGGTGTTCACCGGACCTGGTGGAGCGTTGCTGGCAGCATTGAGGAGCTTCAGGCTCTAGCCAACAAGTTGGAGACTCAGGATGGAGGGCCCAAGGCTAGGCAGTTCGCAAAGAACATTCTCAATGCGATTCCTAGATTTGAGGCTaccgaggagaagaggagacgCAGGGAGTATCGCCAGATGCAGAAGGAACGGTTCAGGCGGCCGGAGCCTGGTTTCTCTCTCTATGAGGGCCGCACCAGAGGCAAGAGGATGAAGTACACATATTCCGACGACGAGGCCGAGTTTCTTACCGATTCCACCAACCGCCGATCTACTCGCAACACACGAAACCACACACCGGCCGAGCCAAGTGGTCCAGTCACTACTGCGAGCGGGCGCCAGATTAGAGCCCCTACGAGACTCAACGCAGAGAAATCCAGCGAAGCTCCGAGCGCGGCTACTAGTGTTCAGGGCGATGACACAGAGAACAAGGAGAATGAGCTTGGGCCAAGGGGACGCCCTAGACGCTCTGCTGCTGTCAATCACGGTACAAACGGCTGGGCCGCCagcaaaaagagaaagagcgAGGAGTTCGAGTCGGATGCGTCAGACGGAAGCGAGCCTGATTTTGGggatgacgaagaggaggaggccgacaTCCCAGACGAGtctgaagacgaggaggaattCGAGGAGGATTCGCCCATGGacgaggatttggaggatcAGGCCGAACCCGGCAGCAAAATCTTCAAATTCCCGATCCGAGTTGCGTTTGATGAGAACAACAAGGTGCGGCAAATTCCTGGCCCGCCCGTGGTTGTTTCACCAAAGAACGCCAGGGCTGCAGCTCGCAGGAATGTGGTTGTGAGTGAGAGCTCCGAGTCGACTGGCGCAGAGGATGAGCCAGAGGAGCCAGAGCCACCGGCCGCTGAGGAGATTATCGCCGTCCCAGCCAAACGCGCCTCGACACCTCAGACCCAAACGGAGACTAATGTTGACAAGTCtggcgagaaggaggttAAGACTACGGATGAGGTTATGGCTCCTCCCACGCCCTCGAGCGGGCCAGCCACGGCTTTAGCTTTCCGGGGCAGTCCAGAGAAGCCAGTGCAGCCGCCAATGGCTGCGGCGCAGGCTGTACCAGCCGTGGGCGACATCGAGTAAGGCGACgtcatcaaggaggccgGCTGGTGAActtggggggttttgggagatTATTTATTACGGTATGACGGTGTATGCTGCTCCTGAGGCgggagaaaaaggagaaggcgTTTGGTAGATGAAATCGTTTGGGACTGTGATCGCCTGTTATTGGAGGTCTTTTCAAGGAAGCCGGCTCAGCTGTTTTATTTATTTCAGACCGTTTATGTCATACAGTCGGGCAGGCAGCGGGGTTGCTGGGTCAAAAAGCATGTTATTATGGAGGaagagcttggtgttggggggagggttgagtATGCTGATTAGCTGTTTTTATGTTCTACGAACTGCATGGCTATTCTTGTtaggaagagaaagaacaCTGAGAACATGTAGCTTCACAACATGAAATAACTGTTGAACTCTTTGATTTTGCGTCGCAAGATAACTGATATCCATATTCCGTGCAATGCCGTGTGTTGTACGCCTATGTCATTATTATATATGAAAACCtctcccctttctttctcacATGGTGTCATTCACCCTTCTATCTCCTCTTAtaccccctctccccggGAATCGGCCAGTTATtcacaccccaccaccaccgcctcacCCGCGCACCCAGGCTCTGCCCACTGAGCTGGGCATTTCTGTTCCAATGCTGCCAACCGCAAATCGCGAGGTTGTAAGCAACGCCTTGAACGAGAGGCATGATCATCTATTTTGTCCCCCATTAGCCCCACTCCCCCCTACCGTCTGTTCCCCCCGACTGGAGCTCACCTGATCCCTCGCCGTGATTAGAGCGATCTTCCACCAGGTGTCCGCGTTTTTGATGCTGGCGAGGTAGGACTGTTCAAACCTGAGGTCGGGGagcggggggaggtgatggcgggAGACGGGTTTTATTTTGCGGGAAGAGGATTGGGGGTagtcttcatcgtcgtcggagAGGTCGGATAGGTCGGTTTCGGGGTCTGATGTTGAGATGTGGACGGGAGTCTttttggaggcggcggtggatgggttggtgtcgTGGGCggcggaaggggaggggttgatgtgcGAGGTTTGGAGGGTTTCGGCTAcctggagggggagggagtctGCCATGGTGAACAACAATGGACGTGTGTgagggaagaaagggagcTTGTTTGTGATAGtggggggtggcggtggttcATTGATTGGGAGACGGGACTACACTATGGATGGGGGAAGTTGCATCATAATACTAAGGTGGTCATAGCTTTGTTCCACTTGTTGGTAGTTAAGTGGATTAGTGCTTAGTGTAGTAGTAATGCTAGGTTGTCTAAGGGTCAGCCGGAAAGAAGGCTGACAGGATGTGGCTGAGGCTCTTCTTGATGAGTCTTCAAGACACGTGGAAGTCTTCTGGAATCGATAGCTGTGacgatggtgaagaagcttgGTTAGAGCCAAACAGTTCCCTGGTGTGCAGTGTCAGACAGACCGTCCAGAGTCACAATCCCAGGTTTTCTGTATGATACAGCGTCAGCAGTGTCAGAGCATGTAACAGCTGCAAATGCCCCACACCCAATCAGGGTAATCGGGCTGACCGCCCAATGATGACTCGCAGTCAGGCAACACTTATGGGGTCAGGAGCGCCACTGCTGGCTCCAATGTGCCAGGTCTTAAAAAGCCATAAAAGCCTTTTTTACAGGCTTTCCCTCGCCCTGCGAAACCCCTCCCTGACGAGTTggccaaccccaccaccaattTTTTGAGATTTCCCTGCCCCCAAGaaaccaacaccaaaaaaTCAAAGAAACCCAAACCCCGCTCGCTTTCCCACAACCCCTTgcggagaaggagtttgCGCGGCGagtctcttct encodes the following:
- the RPL2 gene encoding 60S ribosomal protein L2 (COG:J; EggNog:ENOG503NU8K); this encodes MGRVIRNQRKGRGSIFTANTRLNKAPAKFRSLDFAERHGYVRGIVKEIIHDPGRGAPLARVQFNSPYKFKKVTETFIANEGMYTGQFIYAGKNAALTIGNVLPLASVPEGTVVSNVEEKVGDRGALGRTSGNYITVVGHNPDEGKTRIKLPSGAKKVVSSSARGMIGIVAGGGRTDKPLLKASRAKHKFAVKRNRWPKTRGVAMNPVDHPHGGGNHQHIGKASTISRYAAQGQKAGLIAARRTGLLRGTQKTKE
- a CDS encoding hypothetical protein (EggNog:ENOG503P43T; COG:S); amino-acid sequence: MADSLPLQVAETLQTSHINPSPSAAHDTNPSTAASKKTPVHISTSDPETDLSDLSDDDEDYPQSSSRKIKPVSRHHLPPLPDLRFEQSYLASIKNADTWWKIALITARDQMIMPLVQGVAYNLAICGWQHWNRNAQLSGQSLGARVRRWWWGVNNWPIPGERGYKRR
- a CDS encoding hypothetical protein (EggNog:ENOG503NXM8; COG:S), whose amino-acid sequence is MADDDSSDLSSISSLSAPPSDDESGLELTKEKGILKFFHKIDRNPALEPKEKTPPRPKREPSPPHEYVLADNPDIAFIVMFRARFAEAFPKSLANFGPQELERDVVDSVPGERVEHFLCAVLGLLLNRKQDVKPGHYNRALEEAVQSHKGQWARDWESRNPLSGGATFASMTPVQRLTLLRTLIQWSLASSDAIKSMINQQYKNRHEDDRNIPLSVQVWGGDGDKRRYFLIEGNDDTSFRVYRESNPAGVHRTWWSVAGSIEELQALANKLETQDGGPKARQFAKNILNAIPRFEATEEKRRRREYRQMQKERFRRPEPGFSLYEGRTRGKRMKYTYSDDEAEFLTDSTNRRSTRNTRNHTPAEPSGPVTTASGRQIRAPTRLNAEKSSEAPSAATSVQGDDTENKENELGPRGRPRRSAAVNHGTNGWAASKKRKSEEFESDASDGSEPDFGDDEEEEADIPDESEDEEEFEEDSPMDEDLEDQAEPGSKIFKFPIRVAFDENNKVRQIPGPPVVVSPKNARAAARRNVVVSESSESTGAEDEPEEPEPPAAEEIIAVPAKRASTPQTQTETNVDKSGEKEVKTTDEVMAPPTPSSGPATALAFRGSPEKPVQPPMAAAQAVPAVGDIE